A window of Stutzerimonas stutzeri genomic DNA:
CCGCCACGGCCGAGCGTCGTGATATTGCCCTTCTCGTCTACCCCTTGGAAACCGGCAACCACGACCACGCGACCAGCCTTGATGTCTCGCTGAATACGCTGGGCGTCGATCTGCAGGATTCGCGCCTTGGTGTGCGCGTTGTCGGTGAGAATTCGGACCTGATTGCCAGTGTAGGACACCGCCGGAACGCCGCGCTTGATCAGCGCCATCGCCAGAAGGGCGATGGTGACCTGTTCACCGGTGGACACCATGACGTCCAGTTCGCGGGCAACCGGCTGCTCACTGATCTGTTTGGCAAGATCAATCAGTCGGTTGGTTTCGCCACTCATGGCCGAAACGACCACGATGATATCGTCGCCACCATCGCGGAATTTCTTGACCTTCTCGGCCACCTGCTCAATCCGCTCGACGGTGCCGACCGAGGTGCCCCCAAACTTCTGTACGATCAAAGCCATTGTTAGCCGCCTAAAGCCCGTAACGGGCGATCATTAAACATATAACCCCGAAACCACCAAACACGTCGTCAGCCGAGCCTGGCACGTGACCGCTATCTGATGCAGTGCGGCCTCAAAGCCCCTGCTCGGCAAACGGGAGAGCCAAGGCCAGTGCTTCGTCCAGCTTCGCCGGCTCGCTACCGCCGCCTTGCGCCATATCCGGGCGACCGCCGCCTTTTCCGCCCACCGCGGCGGCGGCCTGCTTCATCAGGTCACCGGCTTTCAGGCGAAAGGTCAGATCCTGTGTCACACCAGCGACGAGCACCACCTTATCGTCCTGAACCCCGCCAAGGAGAATGACGGCACTACCCAGCTTGTTCTTCAGCTGATCGACCAGCGCCAGCAATGCTTTGCCGTCCAGACCATCCTGGCGCGCCGCAAGCACCCGCACGCCCTTGACCTCGATCGCGGAACCCGCCAGGTCGTTGCCCGCTGCGCTGGCCGCCTTCGCCTTGAGCTGCTCGAGTTCCTTTTCCAGCTGACGGTTGCGCTCGAGGATGCCGCCTAGCTTGTCCAGCAGATTGTCGCGACTGCCCTTGACCAGGTTCGCGGCCTCTTTCAGCTGCTCCTCGGCAGCATTCAGGTAGGCCAGCGCCGGCGCTCCGGTAACCGCCTCGATACGACGCACACCAGCAGCCACGCCGCCTTCACTGGTGATTTTGAACAGACCGATGTCACCGGTGCGGTTCACATGGGTGCCGCCACACAGCTCCACCGAAAAGCCGCCGCCCATGGTCAGAACCCGTACCGAATCGCCGTACTTCTCGCCAAACAGCGCCATCGCGCCCTTGCCCTTGGCGGTATCAATGTCGGTTTCCTCGATTTCTACCGCGGAATTGCGGCGAATCTCGGCGTTTACCCGATCCTCCAGCGCGCGGAGCTGCTCGGGTTTGATCGCCTCAAAATGACTGAAGTCGAAGCGTAGACGCTGACTGTCCACCAGCGAGCCCTTCTGACTTACGTGCTCGCCGAGAATTTCTCGCAGCGCCGCATGCAACAGGTGGGTCGCCGAATGGTTGAGCGCAGTAGCCTGGCGTACTGACGCGTCGACCGTAGCCTCGACATCTGTACCTACGCGCAGCGTGCCGCTGTCGACGATGCCGTGATGCAGGAACGCGCTGCCAGCCTTGCTGGTATCGCGGACGTCGAAACGCAGCCCTTGAGCCTGGAGGTAACCGCAGTCACCGGTCTGGCCGCCAGATTCGGCGTAGAACGGCGTCTGATCGAGCACCACGACGCCCTCTTCCCCGGCGCTCAGGCTGTCGACCACCATGCCTTCCTTGAACAGCGCCAAGACCTTTCCGGTGCCGGACGTACCCTGGTAGCCGATGAAGCGCGTTTCGCCTTCAACCTTGACCAGGCTGTTGTAATCCATGCCGAAGGCGCTGGCAGAACGCGCCCGCTCGCGCTGGGCCTGCATTTCGCGCTCGAAGCCATCTTCGTCGAGGGTCAGATTGCGCTCGCGCGCGATGTCGCCAGTCAGGTCGACCGGAAAGCCGTAGGTGTCGTACAACTTGAACACCACATCGCCGGGGATGACGCTGCCGGTAAGCCCCGCCAGATCCTGCTCAAGAATCTTCAGGCCCTGCTCCAGAGTCTTGGCGAACTGCTCTTCCTCGTTTTTCAGCACGCGCTCGATATGCGCCTGCTGCTGCTTGAGCTCGGGGAACGCATCGCCCATCTCCGCGACCAGCGCGGCAACGATACGGTGAAAGAAGCTGCCCTTGGCGCCCAGCTTGTTGCCGTGGCGGCAGGCGCGGCGAATGATGCGACGCAGCACGTAACCCCGGCCTTCGTTGGACGGGGTAACGCCATCGGCGATCAGAAAGCCACAAGAGCGGATATGGTCAGCAACGACCTTCAGCGAAGCCTGGCCTTCGTTGGCGCAGCCGATGGCATCCGCCGCGGCGTTGAGCAGGCTCTGGAACAGATCGATTTCGTAGTTGGAGTTGACGTGCTGCAGCACCGCACTGACGCGCTCCAGGCCCATGCCGGTGTCGACGCTAGGCGCCGGCAGCGGATGCATGACGCCATCAGCGGTGCGATTGAACTGCATGAACACGTTGTTCCAGATCTCGATGTAGCGATCACCATCTTCCTCTGGCGAGCCGGGCGGACCGCCCCAGATGTGTTCGCCGTGGTCGAAAAAGATCTCGGTGCACGGGCCGCACGGGCCGGTATCGCCCATCGCCCAGAAATTGTCCGACGCGTAAGGGGCGCCCTTGTTGTCGCCGATTCGCACCATGCGCTCGGCTGGCACGCCGACTTCTTTGGTCCAGATGTCATAGGCCTCGTCGTCGCTGGCGTAGACCGTGACCCAAAGCTTTTCCTTGGGCAAGTTCAGCCACTTCTCGGAGGTCAGGAACTCCCAGGCATAGGTGATCGCATCGCGCTTGAAATAGTCGCCGAAGCTGAAGTTGCCGAGCATCTCGAAGAAAGTATGGTGCCGCGCGGTATAGCCGACGTTTTCCAGATCGTTGTGCTTGCCACCCGCGCGGACGCATTTCTGGCTGGTAGTGGCGCGGGTGTAGGCGCGCTTTTCCAGGCCGAGAAAGCAGTCCTTGAACTGGTTCATACCAGCGTTGGTGAACAGCAGGGTCGGATCGTTCGCCGGAATCAGCGAACTGGAGGCCACGCGCGCGTGGCCCTTCTCTTCGAAGAAGCGGAGGAAGGCTTCACGGATTTCTGCGCTTTTCATAGATTTCTTCCAGAGGACTGCGGCCGAACGGCTGCAAAACGACACGGCGAGGCGGGACCACCGAAGGCCGGTTCGCAACTACCCAAACGGATAGCCGGCAAAGGGCCGCATTATATCGGCCCTGCGCGCCGGGTATAGGGGATAAAGGCGATTGAATCAAGCAATTCGACGTCAGCCGCGACCCATGTTTTTTGCAAAATCGGCGAACGCTTTCACCACCACCGGCATGTGCTCGTCGTGCAGGTCCATATGCGTGACCAGCCTCAGCCGCGCCGCAGGCG
This region includes:
- the alaS gene encoding alanine--tRNA ligase, with the protein product MKSAEIREAFLRFFEEKGHARVASSSLIPANDPTLLFTNAGMNQFKDCFLGLEKRAYTRATTSQKCVRAGGKHNDLENVGYTARHHTFFEMLGNFSFGDYFKRDAITYAWEFLTSEKWLNLPKEKLWVTVYASDDEAYDIWTKEVGVPAERMVRIGDNKGAPYASDNFWAMGDTGPCGPCTEIFFDHGEHIWGGPPGSPEEDGDRYIEIWNNVFMQFNRTADGVMHPLPAPSVDTGMGLERVSAVLQHVNSNYEIDLFQSLLNAAADAIGCANEGQASLKVVADHIRSCGFLIADGVTPSNEGRGYVLRRIIRRACRHGNKLGAKGSFFHRIVAALVAEMGDAFPELKQQQAHIERVLKNEEEQFAKTLEQGLKILEQDLAGLTGSVIPGDVVFKLYDTYGFPVDLTGDIARERNLTLDEDGFEREMQAQRERARSASAFGMDYNSLVKVEGETRFIGYQGTSGTGKVLALFKEGMVVDSLSAGEEGVVVLDQTPFYAESGGQTGDCGYLQAQGLRFDVRDTSKAGSAFLHHGIVDSGTLRVGTDVEATVDASVRQATALNHSATHLLHAALREILGEHVSQKGSLVDSQRLRFDFSHFEAIKPEQLRALEDRVNAEIRRNSAVEIEETDIDTAKGKGAMALFGEKYGDSVRVLTMGGGFSVELCGGTHVNRTGDIGLFKITSEGGVAAGVRRIEAVTGAPALAYLNAAEEQLKEAANLVKGSRDNLLDKLGGILERNRQLEKELEQLKAKAASAAGNDLAGSAIEVKGVRVLAARQDGLDGKALLALVDQLKNKLGSAVILLGGVQDDKVVLVAGVTQDLTFRLKAGDLMKQAAAAVGGKGGGRPDMAQGGGSEPAKLDEALALALPFAEQGL